A region of Streptomyces sp. NBC_01750 DNA encodes the following proteins:
- a CDS encoding (2Fe-2S)-binding protein produces the protein MRVNFTVNGRQQEADDVWEGESLLYVLRERMGLPGSKNACEQGECGSCTVRLDGVPVCSCLVAAGQVEGREVVTVEGLADFARQRAEHGGCATGACGTTLDQAKRWEARPSDSQTGEGSALSPIQQAFIDAGAVQCGFCTPGLLVAADELLERNAEPSDADIREALSGNLCRCTGYEKILDAVRLAAARQEEAV, from the coding sequence GTGCGCGTGAACTTCACGGTCAACGGTCGTCAGCAGGAAGCGGACGACGTGTGGGAGGGCGAGAGCCTGCTCTACGTGCTGCGTGAGCGCATGGGCCTGCCCGGCTCCAAGAACGCCTGCGAGCAGGGCGAGTGCGGCTCCTGCACGGTCCGCCTCGACGGCGTCCCGGTCTGTTCCTGCCTCGTTGCCGCGGGTCAGGTCGAGGGCCGCGAGGTCGTCACCGTAGAGGGCCTGGCGGACTTCGCCAGGCAGCGGGCCGAGCACGGCGGCTGCGCCACCGGCGCCTGTGGCACCACCCTGGACCAGGCCAAGCGGTGGGAAGCCAGGCCTTCCGACTCGCAGACCGGTGAGGGCTCCGCGCTGTCCCCGATCCAGCAGGCGTTCATCGATGCCGGTGCCGTGCAGTGCGGTTTCTGCACGCCCGGTCTGCTGGTCGCCGCCGACGAGCTGCTCGAGCGCAATGCCGAGCCGTCCGACGCGGACATCCGCGAGGCGCTCTCCGGCAACCTCTGCCGCTGCACCGGTTACGAGAAGATCCTCGACGCGGTCCGCCTCGCGGCCGCCCGCCAGGAAGAGGCGGTCTGA
- a CDS encoding PucR family transcriptional regulator has translation MRLRALLETDALGLRLLGGEDELDRGVRGVMTTDLRDPSRYLSGGELVLTGLAWRRTAADSEPFVRILAGAGVAGLAAGEAELGNIPGDLIEACSRHRLPLFAVNESVAFATITEHVVRQVSGERAGDLAAVVDRHRRLMTSGPAGGGPEVVLDLLGSDLDLRAWVLSPTGRQIAGAGDPLPGEVSATLAGEHLAATRAGRRGPHRATVHGVTYSLFPIRNNGRGAAPASRDVRETVLSDWLLAVEADAGDWPAARLDLLQGVTQLIAVERDRREAARTVRRRLAQEVLELVQAGAAPAEIAARLRVAAPVLLPGLGTAPHWQVVVARVDWGQDGAPGTAGAVGTGGTGGTAIEAGPVAQSLLEEILVDPGAAGPDSADRIAVAHTGDEAIALLPLPATALDPDAPEAGSSEAGLHADALLLSVRDPLSAGLADDGRLTLGVSAAVSSAEGLRGALEEARHARRVAAARPGRVCAAGHHELASHVLLLPFVPDDVRRAFTARLLDPLRDYDQRHRAELIPTLEAFLDCDGSWTRCATRLHLHVNTLRYRVGRIEQLTGRDLSRLEDKLDFFLALRMS, from the coding sequence ATGCGGCTGCGCGCACTGCTGGAAACCGACGCGCTTGGGCTGCGGCTGCTCGGCGGCGAGGACGAACTGGACCGCGGTGTCCGCGGTGTGATGACCACCGACCTGCGCGATCCGAGCCGCTATCTCTCGGGGGGCGAACTGGTGCTGACCGGGCTCGCCTGGCGGCGGACGGCCGCGGACTCCGAGCCGTTCGTCCGGATCCTGGCGGGCGCCGGGGTGGCCGGCCTGGCGGCCGGAGAGGCGGAGCTGGGAAACATTCCGGGCGACCTCATCGAGGCGTGTTCTCGCCATCGACTGCCGCTCTTTGCAGTCAATGAATCCGTTGCATTTGCGACGATCACTGAGCATGTGGTGCGTCAGGTCTCCGGTGAGCGGGCCGGGGACCTCGCCGCAGTCGTGGACAGGCACAGGCGGCTGATGACCTCCGGCCCGGCGGGCGGCGGGCCGGAGGTGGTCCTGGACCTGCTCGGCTCCGACCTGGACCTTCGAGCCTGGGTGCTCTCCCCCACCGGCCGCCAGATCGCGGGCGCGGGCGACCCGCTGCCCGGCGAGGTGAGCGCCACACTCGCCGGTGAGCATCTGGCGGCCACCCGCGCCGGCCGCCGGGGGCCGCATCGGGCGACGGTCCACGGGGTGACGTACTCCCTCTTCCCGATCCGTAACAACGGCCGCGGCGCCGCCCCCGCCTCGAGAGACGTCCGCGAGACGGTGCTGTCCGACTGGCTGCTGGCGGTCGAGGCGGACGCGGGCGACTGGCCGGCCGCGCGACTGGACCTGCTGCAAGGCGTGACCCAGCTGATCGCCGTCGAGCGCGACCGGCGCGAGGCGGCCCGTACGGTACGCCGACGGCTCGCCCAGGAGGTTCTGGAACTGGTCCAGGCGGGAGCGGCACCGGCCGAGATCGCGGCGCGTCTGCGAGTGGCCGCGCCGGTGCTGCTGCCGGGTCTCGGCACGGCGCCGCACTGGCAGGTGGTGGTGGCGCGGGTGGACTGGGGGCAGGACGGGGCGCCCGGTACGGCCGGCGCAGTCGGTACGGGCGGTACGGGCGGTACGGCCATCGAGGCCGGCCCGGTCGCCCAGTCGCTGCTGGAGGAGATCCTGGTCGACCCGGGGGCAGCCGGTCCCGACTCCGCGGACCGGATCGCGGTCGCCCACACCGGCGACGAGGCGATCGCGCTGCTCCCGCTGCCCGCGACGGCCCTCGACCCGGACGCCCCCGAGGCCGGCTCCTCCGAGGCCGGACTGCACGCCGACGCGCTGCTGCTGTCCGTACGCGACCCGCTCTCCGCGGGTCTCGCCGACGACGGCCGGCTCACGCTGGGCGTCAGCGCGGCAGTGAGCTCGGCGGAGGGTCTGCGGGGCGCGCTGGAGGAGGCGAGACACGCCCGCCGGGTGGCGGCGGCCCGCCCGGGCAGGGTCTGCGCGGCAGGTCACCACGAGCTGGCCTCGCACGTGCTGCTGCTGCCCTTCGTCCCGGACGATGTGCGCCGCGCGTTCACGGCCCGGCTGCTGGACCCGCTCCGCGACTACGACCAGCGCCACCGCGCGGAGCTGATCCCGACGCTGGAGGCGTTCCTGGACTGCGACGGGTCGTGGACGCGGTGCGCGACGCGGCTGCATCTGCATGTGAACACACTGCGCTACAGAGTGGGCAGGATCGAGCAACTGACGGGCCGTGACCTGTCGCGCCTGGAGGACAAGCTGGACTTCTTCCTGGCGCTGCGGATGAGCTGA
- a CDS encoding FAD binding domain-containing protein: protein MDFLRPASWEEALAAKAEHPTAVPIAGGTDVMVEINFDHRRPEYLLDLNRIGELLEWEVGEDTVRLGASVPYTRIMENLRAELPGLALASHTVASPQIRNRGGVGGNLGTASPAGDAHPALLAAGAEVEVESVRGSRLIPIDEFYTGVKRNALAADELIRAVHIEKADGPQQFSKVGTRNAMVIAVCAFGLALHPRTRTVRTGIGSAAPTPVRAKAAEEFLNAALEEGGFWDSRKIITPSVAKQFALLASGDCNPIDDVRGTASYRRHAVGVMARRTLGWTWEAYRGNAHGTKGGAQCA from the coding sequence ATGGACTTCCTTCGCCCCGCCAGCTGGGAGGAGGCGCTCGCCGCCAAGGCCGAGCACCCCACGGCTGTACCCATCGCGGGTGGCACCGATGTGATGGTCGAGATCAACTTCGACCACCGCCGGCCGGAGTACCTCCTGGACCTGAACCGCATCGGCGAGCTGCTCGAGTGGGAGGTCGGCGAGGACACCGTCCGACTGGGCGCCTCCGTTCCGTACACCCGGATCATGGAGAACCTCCGGGCCGAACTGCCCGGTCTGGCATTGGCTTCGCACACCGTCGCATCGCCCCAGATCCGCAACCGCGGCGGTGTCGGCGGCAACCTCGGCACCGCATCCCCGGCCGGCGACGCCCACCCGGCGCTGCTCGCCGCGGGCGCCGAGGTCGAGGTCGAGTCGGTACGAGGCAGCCGCCTCATCCCCATCGACGAGTTCTACACCGGCGTCAAGCGCAACGCGCTTGCGGCGGACGAGCTGATTCGGGCCGTCCACATCGAAAAGGCAGACGGACCGCAGCAGTTCTCGAAGGTGGGCACTCGCAACGCGATGGTGATCGCGGTCTGCGCCTTCGGTCTTGCTCTGCACCCTCGGACCCGCACGGTACGCACCGGCATCGGCTCCGCCGCCCCGACCCCGGTCCGGGCGAAGGCGGCCGAGGAATTCCTGAACGCCGCGCTCGAAGAGGGCGGTTTCTGGGACAGCAGGAAAATCATTACCCCGTCGGTCGCCAAGCAGTTCGCGTTGCTCGCCTCCGGTGACTGCAACCCGATCGACGACGTGCGCGGCACGGCGAGTTACCGCCGCCACGCGGTCGGCGTCATGGCCCGCCGGACCCTGGGCTGGACCTGGGAGGCATACCGGGGCAATGCCCACGGCACAAAGGGAGGCGCACAGTGCGCGTGA